Proteins encoded by one window of Scatophagus argus isolate fScaArg1 chromosome 4, fScaArg1.pri, whole genome shotgun sequence:
- the snap29 gene encoding synaptosomal-associated protein 29, with product MAYPRSHNPFADDDEEDFKPKSRGFDDDLNDSGMSDAERRQRYLQQEVMRTAQSAVDSSYRSLGLIAESEKMGVETAEELMRQGEALKRTDKMLDNMDQDLKTSQRHITSIKSVWGGLVNYFKSKPETKPPPEQPKAYQASDKLENALSSSRAHEDKYQASHPNLRKLDTGGFGAAASLDDSSSRQNGHPQNRHLREAHQTLDRNLDDMCDGLSRLRNLGLGLQSEIENQDDSIHSLLNKVDKMDLKIHNTNQQIKNLK from the exons ATGGCCTACCCTAGATCCCACAACCCGTTtgcagatgatgatgaggaagattTTAAGCCTAAAAGTAGGGGTTTTGACGATGACCTTAATGACAGTGGGATGAGTGAtgcagagaggaggcagaggtaCCTCCAGCAGGAAGTGATGCGTACAGCTCAGTCTGCTGTGGACAGCAGTTACCGTTCCCTCGGCCTCATCGCTGAATCAGAGAAGATGGGTGTGGAAACTGCTGAG GAGCTGATGCGACAGGGTGAGGCTCTGAAGAGGACAGACAAGATGTTGGACAACATGGATCAGGACCTGAAGACCAGTCAGAGGCACATTACCAGTATTAAGAGTGTGTGGGGCGGCCTTGTCAATTACTTCAAGAGCAAGCCAGAGACAAAACCACCACCTGAGCAGCCAAAAGCTTACCAGGCCAGTGACAA ATTAGAGAACGCCCTGTCCAGCAGCAGAGCACATGAAGATAAGTACCAAGCCAGCCACCCCAACCTAAGAAAGCTGGATACAGGAG GATTTGGAGCTGCTGCGTCACTAGATGACAGCTCATCTAGACAGAATGGACACCCACAGAACAGACACCTCAGAGAGGCTCACCAGACCCTTGACAGAAatttag ATGATATGTGCGATGGTTTAAGCAGGCTGAGGAACCTTGGGCTTGGTCTCCAGTCTGAGATTGAAAACCAAGACGACTCCATTCATTCTCTGCTGAATAAAGTGGACAAAATGGATCTCAAGATCCACAACACAAACCAACAGATTAAAAACCTCAAATAA